In a single window of the Rhopalosiphum padi isolate XX-2018 chromosome 1, ASM2088224v1, whole genome shotgun sequence genome:
- the LOC132916897 gene encoding 26S proteasome regulatory subunit 6A-B, which produces MTEEGTSKTLEDPSVWEDSDRVEDEILLMSNEEITSRTRLLDNDIKVMKSDVMRISHELQSQADKIKENTEKIKVNKTLPYLVSNVIELLDVDPQDTEEDGAVVDLDSQRTGKCAVIKTSTRQTYFLPVIGLVDPEQLKPGDLVGVNKDSYLVLETLPAEYDARVKAMEVDERPTEQYVDIGGLDKQIQELIEAVVLPMTHKEKFLNLGIQPPKGVLLYGPPGTGKTLLARACAAQTKSTFLKLAGPQLVQMFIGDGAKLVRDAFALAKEKAPAVIFIDELDAIGTKRFDSEKAGDREVQRTMLELLNQLDGFSSTADIKVIAATNRVDILDPALLRSGRLDRKIEFPHPNQEARARIMQIHSRKMNKFDVNFEELSRSTDDFNGAQCKAVCVEAGMIALRRGASIVTHEDFMDAIMEVQAKKKSNLNYYA; this is translated from the exons ATGACTGAAGAAGGAACCAGTAAGACATTAGAAGACCCATCAGTTTGGGAGGACAGT GATCGGGTAGAGGATGAGATTTTGCTCATGTCTAATGAAGAAATAACATCACGTACCCGTCTACTAGACAATGACATAAAAGTCATGAAAAGTGATGTTATGCGTATTTCGCATGAATTGCAATCCCAAGCTGATAAGATCAAAGAAAACACAGAAAAGATTAAAGTCAACAAGACATTACCTTATTTGGTATCTAATGTCATAGAGTTATTAGATGTCGACCCACAAGATACTGAAGAAGATGGTGCTGTTGTTGATTTAGACAGCCAAAGAACAGGGAAATGTGCAGTTATTAAAACATCAACAAGACAA actTACTTCTTACCTGTTATTGGTCTGGTAGATCCAGAACAATTAAAACCAGGAGATCTGGTTGGTGTTAACAAAGATTCATATCTAGTACTAGAAACATTACCAGCTGAGTATGATGCTCGTGTTAAAGCAATGGAGGTTGATGAAAGACCAACTGAACAATATGTAGATATCGGTGGCTTAGACAAACAAATTCAAGAG ctTATTGAAGCTGTAGTGTTACCTATGACCCACAAAGAGAAATTCCTTAATCTCGGTATTCAACCACCAAAAGGAGTTCTTTTGTATGGTCCACCTGGTACTGGGAAAACACTTTTAGCTCGGGCATGTGCTGCTCAAACaaagtcaacatttttaaaGCTTGCTGGTCCACAATTGGTACAGATGTTTATTGGTGATGGAGCAAAATTAGTACGAGATGCATTTGCTTTAGCTAAAGAAAAAGCTCCTGCAGTAATATTCATTGATGAATTGGATGCTATTGGTACAAAACGTTTTGACTCTGAAAAAGCTGGTGATCGAGAAGTACAAAGAACCATGTTGGAACTCCTTAATCAATTGGATGGTTTCAGTTCAACAGCTGATATAAAAGTGATTGCAGCTACTAATAGAGTAGATATTTTGGACCCAGCATTGTTGAGATCTGGTAGATTAGATAGAAAAATTGAGTTCCCACACCCCAACCAAGAAGCTCGTGCACGTATTATGCAGATTCATTCAAGGAAAATGAACAAATTTGATGTTAACTTCGAAGAACTTTCAAGATCTACTGATGATTTTAATGGGGCACAATGCAAGGCTGTTTGTGTTGAAGCT GGTATGATTGCTTTGAGGAGAGGTGCATCAATTGTTACTCATGAAGATTTTATGGATGCCATAATGGAAGTTCAAGCTAAAAAGAAATCCAACTTAAACtattatgcttaa
- the LOC132917582 gene encoding mediator of RNA polymerase II transcription subunit 6 isoform X3 — translation MLNSNNILDYFSERSNPFYDRSCNNEAIKMQRLSMDQLSNMIGLEYCLLHVQEPILYVVRKQHRHSPTHSTPIADFYIVAGIVYQAPDLLSIINSHMMSSAYHLETAFEELNSLARFHPSKGYSWENRRPGQPTGPVTAPPPSPVKVTGKRDIEEASSQFQRLRVDMLLVELTRKFPLPLPQALAAAPQNTINNQQTNEVNKKEMKQEIKQEMIQDINIKQESQPTNSLSPSMRPPPEKKFKPA, via the exons ATGCTCAACTCTAATAATATACTAGACTACTTCTCAGAACGCAGTAATCCATTCTACGACCGCAGTTGTAATAATGAAGCTATTAAAATGCAACGTCTCAGTATGGATCAGTTGAG tAATATGATTGGATTGGAGTATTGTCTTCTACATGTGCAAGAACCAATTTTGTATGTAGTACGTAAACAGCACAGACATTCTCCAACACATTCTACGCCAATTGCTGATTTTTACATCGTTGCTGGAATAGTTTACCAAGCTCCAGACCTcctttcaattattaattcacACAtg atgtCTTCAGCATACCATTTAGAGACTGCGTTTGAAGAACTAAACTCGTTAGCTAGATTTCATCCATCAAAAGGTTATTCATGGGAAAATCGTAGACCTGGTCAGCCAACTGGTCCTGTAACAGCTCCTCCGCCATCTCCAGTTAAAGTTACTGGCAAAAGAGACATTGAAGAAGCTAGTTCCCAATTTCAAAGATTACGAGTTGATATGTTGTTAGTTGAATTAACTAGAAAGTTTCCTTTACCCTTACCTCAAGCACTTGCAGCAGCACCTCAAAATACTATAAACAATCAACAaacaa ATGAAgtgaataaaaaagaaatgaaaCAAGAAATAAAACAGGAAATGATTCaagacataaatattaaacaagaaTCTCAGCCTACTAACTCTTTATCGCCGTCAATGAGGCCACCTCCAGAGAAGAAATTTAAACCAGCATGA
- the LOC132917582 gene encoding mediator of RNA polymerase II transcription subunit 6 isoform X1, which produces MLPGRGVGCLPDNPLGLSWHDSNWIPMLNSNNILDYFSERSNPFYDRSCNNEAIKMQRLSMDQLSNMIGLEYCLLHVQEPILYVVRKQHRHSPTHSTPIADFYIVAGIVYQAPDLLSIINSHMMSSAYHLETAFEELNSLARFHPSKGYSWENRRPGQPTGPVTAPPPSPVKVTGKRDIEEASSQFQRLRVDMLLVELTRKFPLPLPQALAAAPQNTINNQQTNEVNKKEMKQEIKQEMIQDINIKQESQPTNSLSPSMRPPPEKKFKPA; this is translated from the exons ATGCTTCCTGGACGTGGAGTAGGTTGTTTGCCAG ATAATCCTTTGGGTCTTTCTTGGCATGATAGTAATTGGATTCCAATGCTCAACTCTAATAATATACTAGACTACTTCTCAGAACGCAGTAATCCATTCTACGACCGCAGTTGTAATAATGAAGCTATTAAAATGCAACGTCTCAGTATGGATCAGTTGAG tAATATGATTGGATTGGAGTATTGTCTTCTACATGTGCAAGAACCAATTTTGTATGTAGTACGTAAACAGCACAGACATTCTCCAACACATTCTACGCCAATTGCTGATTTTTACATCGTTGCTGGAATAGTTTACCAAGCTCCAGACCTcctttcaattattaattcacACAtg atgtCTTCAGCATACCATTTAGAGACTGCGTTTGAAGAACTAAACTCGTTAGCTAGATTTCATCCATCAAAAGGTTATTCATGGGAAAATCGTAGACCTGGTCAGCCAACTGGTCCTGTAACAGCTCCTCCGCCATCTCCAGTTAAAGTTACTGGCAAAAGAGACATTGAAGAAGCTAGTTCCCAATTTCAAAGATTACGAGTTGATATGTTGTTAGTTGAATTAACTAGAAAGTTTCCTTTACCCTTACCTCAAGCACTTGCAGCAGCACCTCAAAATACTATAAACAATCAACAaacaa ATGAAgtgaataaaaaagaaatgaaaCAAGAAATAAAACAGGAAATGATTCaagacataaatattaaacaagaaTCTCAGCCTACTAACTCTTTATCGCCGTCAATGAGGCCACCTCCAGAGAAGAAATTTAAACCAGCATGA
- the LOC132917582 gene encoding mediator of RNA polymerase II transcription subunit 6 isoform X2 codes for MMSSFSKNNPLGLSWHDSNWIPMLNSNNILDYFSERSNPFYDRSCNNEAIKMQRLSMDQLSNMIGLEYCLLHVQEPILYVVRKQHRHSPTHSTPIADFYIVAGIVYQAPDLLSIINSHMMSSAYHLETAFEELNSLARFHPSKGYSWENRRPGQPTGPVTAPPPSPVKVTGKRDIEEASSQFQRLRVDMLLVELTRKFPLPLPQALAAAPQNTINNQQTNEVNKKEMKQEIKQEMIQDINIKQESQPTNSLSPSMRPPPEKKFKPA; via the exons ATGATGTCTTCGTTCTCAAAAA ATAATCCTTTGGGTCTTTCTTGGCATGATAGTAATTGGATTCCAATGCTCAACTCTAATAATATACTAGACTACTTCTCAGAACGCAGTAATCCATTCTACGACCGCAGTTGTAATAATGAAGCTATTAAAATGCAACGTCTCAGTATGGATCAGTTGAG tAATATGATTGGATTGGAGTATTGTCTTCTACATGTGCAAGAACCAATTTTGTATGTAGTACGTAAACAGCACAGACATTCTCCAACACATTCTACGCCAATTGCTGATTTTTACATCGTTGCTGGAATAGTTTACCAAGCTCCAGACCTcctttcaattattaattcacACAtg atgtCTTCAGCATACCATTTAGAGACTGCGTTTGAAGAACTAAACTCGTTAGCTAGATTTCATCCATCAAAAGGTTATTCATGGGAAAATCGTAGACCTGGTCAGCCAACTGGTCCTGTAACAGCTCCTCCGCCATCTCCAGTTAAAGTTACTGGCAAAAGAGACATTGAAGAAGCTAGTTCCCAATTTCAAAGATTACGAGTTGATATGTTGTTAGTTGAATTAACTAGAAAGTTTCCTTTACCCTTACCTCAAGCACTTGCAGCAGCACCTCAAAATACTATAAACAATCAACAaacaa ATGAAgtgaataaaaaagaaatgaaaCAAGAAATAAAACAGGAAATGATTCaagacataaatattaaacaagaaTCTCAGCCTACTAACTCTTTATCGCCGTCAATGAGGCCACCTCCAGAGAAGAAATTTAAACCAGCATGA